The following coding sequences are from one Arachis hypogaea cultivar Tifrunner chromosome 7, arahy.Tifrunner.gnm2.J5K5, whole genome shotgun sequence window:
- the LOC112703670 gene encoding rop guanine nucleotide exchange factor 12 isoform X1: MVQEQEGGYKNKLFNFRGMFDGAGRHAKSLSVDTGGSKESPADTDGAASSRSQGSKPLNESEKIANKPKVLTPEETALKESIDELLKDMEQMKERFSKLLLGEDMSGGGKGVSSALALSNAFTNLAASIFGEQRRLEPMPPERKAKWRKEIDWLLSVTDYVVEMVPSQQVGKDGTIMEIMTTKQRTDLHMNVPALRKLDTMLIDCLDNFKEPQEFFYVKKDSGGDDKDPKMKSDEKWWLPTPKVPPEGLSDNARRFLQYQKDCVNQVLKAAMAINAQVITEMEVPENYMDSLPKNGRSSLGDSIYKSITVEHFDPDQLLSTMDLSSEHKILDLKNRIEASIVIWKRKMHHKDGKPSWSSAVSLEKRELFEERAETILLLLKHRFPGLPQSSLEISKIQFNRDVGLAVLESYSRILESLAFTVLSRIDDVLQADFQTQIPAKKSGNRTSSRPSPREKGNGGDNGQMTLLDFMGWGTDQGSEGKKEKDPFAASDDFYKDIDSKHEQKLPNVNTHKKTSYLDNLNIMRSPTSRH; the protein is encoded by the exons ATGGTTCAAGAGCAAGAAGGTGGCTACAAGAACAAACTGTTCAATTTCAGAGGGATGTTTGATGGCGCAGGGAGGCATGCCAAGAGTTTGAGCGTTGACACCGGCGGCAGCAAAGAATCCCCGGCGGACACCGACGGCGCGGCTTCCTCAAGAAGTCAAGGATCAAAGCCTCTTAATGAGTCGGAGAAGATTGCTAATAAGCCAAAGGTATTGACCCCGGAGGAAACAGCACTCAAAGAAAGCATAGACGAGCTATTAAAAG ATATGGAACAGATGAAGGAGAGGTTCTCCAAATTGCTGCTGGGTGAAGACATGTCCGGTGGAGGAAAAGGTGTTTCTTCTGCTTTGGCACTGTCAAATGCATTCACAAACCTTGCAG CTTCTATTTTTGGTGAACAAAGACGGCTAGAACCAATGCCCCCAGAAAGGAAAGCAAAATGGAGAAAAGAAATTGATTGGCTTCTATCTGTCACAGACTATGTTGTTGAAATGGTCCCTTCACAACAAGTAGGAAAGGATGGAACAATCATGGag ATCATGACCACAAAGCAGAGAACTGATCTCCACATGAACGTCCCCGCCTTGCGCAAACTCGATACAATGCTTATA GATTGCCTTGATAACTTCAAAGAGCCACAAGAGTTCTTTTATGTTAAAAAAGATTCAGGAGGTGAtgataaagatccaaagatgaaaagcgATGAGAAGTGGTGGCTACCTACACCTAAGGTTCCCCCAGAAGGTCTATCAGACAATGCTAGGAGATTTTTGCAGTACCAAAAAGACTGTGTAAATCAGGTACTTAAGGCAGCCATGGCAATCAATGCTCAAGTTATAACAGAAATGGAGGTCCCTGAAAATTATATGGACTCCCTACCCAAG AATGGAAGATCAAGTCTAGGAGACTCAATCTACAAGAGTATCACAGTTGAACATTTCGATCCTGATCAGCTCCTATCAACCATGGACTTATCTTCGGAACATAAAATCCTAGACCTCAAGAACAGAATTGAAGCATCCATAGTTATTTGGAAGCGGAAGATGCACCACAAAGATGGAAAGCCATCCTGGAGTTCTGCTGTGAGTTTGGAAAAAAGAGAACTCTTTGAAGAGAGAGCAGAAACCATCTTACTCCTCTTAAAGCATCGTTTCCCAGgccttcctcaatcttcattggAAATAAGCAAAATCCAATTCAACAGG GATGTGGGGTTGGCTGTTCTTGAGAGCTATTCAAGAATATTGGAAAGTTTGGCCTTCACAGTGCTGTCAAGAATAGATGATGTACTACAAGCAGATTTTCAAACCCAAATTCCGGCTAAAAAGTCAGGTAACAGAACCTCATCAAGACCCAGTCCTAGAGAAAAAGGTAATGGTGGAGACAATGGCCAAATGACCCTATTAGATTTCATGGGATGGGGAACTGATCAAGGCtcagaaggaaaaaaagaaaaggaccCTTTTGCTGCTTCAGATGACTTCTACAAAGACATTGACTCAAAGCATGAGCAGAAACTTCCAAACGTAAATACACACAAGAAGACATCTTACTTAGACAACTTGAATATTATGAGAAGTCCAACATCACGCCATTAG
- the LOC112701688 gene encoding glyoxylate/hydroxypyruvate/pyruvate reductase 2KGR: MEVARMESMGVVMTNQMHPYLEEQLAKRFNLFRLWNYPSLAAFSKAHSNSIRALVGNTKLGADATMIDSLPKLEIVCTYSVGLDKIDLPKCKQRGIRVANTPDVLTDDVADLAIALALSVSRRICACDSFVRNHSWSKSDFYLTSKFSGKTVGIVGLGRIGSAIAKRAAAFGCPVSYHSRSEKPDTGYKFYSNILDLAANSQILIVACALTQETHHIVNRKVIDALGPKGILINIGRGQHVDEAELVSALTEGRLAGAGLDVYENEPHVPEELLRLDNVVLVPHIGSDTVETCDAMADLVIANLEAHFQNKPLLTPVT, from the exons ATGGAAGTAGCTAGAATGGAATCCATGGGAGTGGTGATGACGAACCAAATGCACCCCTACCTGGAAGAGCAACTGGCAAAACGCTTCAACCTCTTCAGGCTCTGGAACTACCCCTCCCTCGCCGCCTTCTCCAAAGCACACTCCAATTCCATTCGCGCACTCGTCGGCAACACCAAATTGGGTGCTGACGCCACCATGATCGACTCCCTCCCCAAGCTCGAGATTGTCTGCACTTACAGTGTTGGACTGGACAAGATTGACCTCCCCAAATGCAAGCAGAGAGGCATCCGCGTCGCCAACACCCCCGACGTCCTCACCGACGACGTCGCCGACCTCGCCATTGCCCTTGCCTTATCCGTCTCCCGGAGAATCTGCGCTTGTGATTCCTTTGTCCGAAACCACTCCTGGTCAAAATCAGACTTTTATTTGACTTCAAAG TTTAGTGGTAAAACAGTTGGAATTGTTGGACTTGGGAGGATTGGTTCTGCAATAGCTAAAAGAGCCGCAGCTTTTGGGTGCCCAGTTAGTTACCACTCCAGGTCCGAAAAACCAGACACAGGGTATAagttctactctaacatccttgaTTTAGCAGCTAACTCTCAAATACTCATTGTAGCGTGTGCCCTCACTCAAGAAACTCATCACATCGTGAATCGTAAAGTTATTGATGCATTGGGACCAAAAGGAATTCTAATCAACATTGGGAGAGGCCAACACGTCGATGAAGCTGAACTTGTGTCCGCCTTGACGGAAGGAAGACTTGCTGGGGCTGGTCTTGATGTGTATGAGAATGAGCCACATGTGCCTGAGGAGCTCTTGAGGCTTGACAATGTCGTCCTCGTCCCTCACATTGGAAGCGACACCGTCGAAACTTGCGATGCCATGGCAGACCTTGTCATTGCTAACTTAGAGGCACACTTCCAGAATAAGCCACTATTGACTCCAGTAACTTGA
- the LOC112703672 gene encoding dynein light chain 1, cytoplasmic: MLEGKALIEDTDMPTKMQIQAMAAASQALDLYDVVDCKSIAAHIKKEFDTRYGSGWQCVVGSSFGCFFTHSKGTFIYFTLETLNFLIFKGVASSSPPSTPS; this comes from the exons ATGTTGGAAGGTAAAGCCTTGATAGAGGACACTGACATGCCAACCAAGATGCAGATCCAAGCTATGGCAGCTGCTTCTCAAGCTCTTGATCTCTATGATGTTGTTGATTGCAAATCCATTGCTGCCCACATAAAAAAG GAGTTTGATACAAGATATGGAAGTGGATGGCAATGTGTGGTGGGTTCAAGTTTTGGGTGTTTTTTCACTCATTCCAAGGGTACTTTCATATACTTCACTCTGGAGACTCTTAATTTCCTTATCTTCAAAGGagttgcttcttcttctcctccttctactCCTAGCTGA
- the LOC112701689 gene encoding protein MAIN-LIKE 1-like: protein MASLTWQDISTKRDFVIDVLQPSRVITAVRRQQNMPLHDRIIPYLETAGLYHLARLNSQCFWVDESLLSAFIERWRPETHTFHMPFGECTITLQDVAYQLGLPIDGAPVSGCLTEFENLMEHSRPAWVWFRELFGELPPQSKVKQMTVCYTWFHERFRVLPADATDETVRVYARAYILMLLSSQLFADKNANRVSLSWYKQKRR from the exons ATGGCATCGCTCACGTGGCAGGATATATCGACGAAGAG GGATTTTGTTATCGACGTTTTGCAGCCTAGTAGGGTTATTACCGCCGTTAGGCGGCAGCAGAATATGCCCTTACATGACCGGATTATACCGTATCTGGAGACTGCGGGCTTGTATCATCTTGCTAGGCTAAACAGTCAGTGCTTCTGGGTTGATGAGTCTCTGCTTAGCGCATTTATTGAGCGGTGGCGTCCGGAGACCCACACGTTCCATATGCCGTTTGGTGAGTGCACCATTACTTTACAGGATGTTGCGTATCAGCTGGGTTTGCCGATTGATGGTGCACCCGTTAGTGGGTGCTTGACTGAGTTTGAGAATCTGATGGAACACAGTAGACCAGCATGGGTGTGGTTCCGGGAGTTGTTCGGGGAGTTACCTCCACAGAGTAAAGTGAAGCAGATGACAGTGTGCTACACATGGTTCCACGAGAGGTTTCGAGTTCTCCCTGCAGATGCTACTGATGAGACCGTGCGTGTATACGCACGCGCTTATATCCTGATGCTGTTGTCGTCTCAGCTGTTTGCGGACAAGAATGCAAACAGG GTGTCTTTGTCGTGGTACAAACAGAAACGTCGTTAA
- the LOC112703669 gene encoding homeobox-leucine zipper protein GLABRA 2 gives MIEPFLLLKKHTHSSPHHPTTTTTTFSMAADMSNTNTNTNNNNNNHPSHAKDFFASPALSLSLAGIFRHAGVAAAEGEAATSNMEVEDGDEGSGGGGGAGHTVDISSENSGPTRSRSEDDYFEGEGEHEDEDILGDDNNNNNNNKNKNKKKRKKYHRHTAEQIREMEALFKESPHPDEKQRQQLSKQLGLAPRQVKFWFQNRRTQIKAIQERHENSLLKTEIEKLKEKNKGLRETINKACCPNCGVATTSTRDGAIPTEEQQLRIENAKLKAEIEKLRGALGKYGGSGGGGSTSPSCSSGAAGGHEQENRSSLDFYTGIFGVDKSRIMDTVNKAMEELITMATMGEPLWLRSVETGREILNYDEYIKHFSSLQNSSSNNTNTTPSSSKRSIIEASRDTALVFVDLPRLLQTFLDANQWKEMFPCLVSKAATVDVICNGEGSNRNGAVQLMFAEVQMLTPMVPTREVYFVRYSKQLSSEQWAIIDVSIDKVEDNIDASLVKCRKRPSGCIIEDKSNGHCKVTWVEHLECQKSPVHTMYRTIVNSGMAFGARHWISTLQLQCERLVFFMATNVPMKDSTGVATLAGRKSILKLAQRMTWGFCHAVGASSFHTWTKVTSKTGEDIRISSRKNLNDPGEPLGLILCAVSSVWLPVSPNVLFDFLRDETRRTEWDIMSSGGSVQSIANLAKGQDRGNAVTIQTIKSKENSMWVVQDCCTNAYESMVVYAPVDITGIQSAMTGCDSSNLAVLPSGFSIVPDGMESRPMVITSRQEEKNTEGGSLFTIAFQILTNASPTAKLTMESVESVNTLLSCTLRNIRTSLQCEDS, from the exons ATGATAGAACCATTTTTGCTCCTTAAAAAACATACCCATTCCTCACCACACcatccaacaacaacaacaaccaccttcTCAATGGCCGCGGACATgtccaacaccaacaccaacaccaacaacaacaacaacaaccaccctTCTCACGCCAAGGATTTCTTCGCTTCCCCAGCTCTCTCCCTTAGCCTT GCTGGCATATTTCGGCATGCTGGGGTGGCGGCGGCGGAGGGCGAGGCTGCAACCTCCAACATGGAAGTGGAGGACGGCGATGAAGGCAGCGGCGGAGGAGGAGGCGCCGGTCACACGGTGGATATCAGCAGCGAGAACTCCGGCCCCACTAGATCGAGATCAGAGGATGACTACTTTGAAGGAGAAGGTGAGCATGAAGATGAAGATATTCTCGGTGatgataacaataacaataacaataacaagaacaagaacaagaagaagaggaagaaatatcACAGGCACACCGCTGAGCAGATCAGAGAAATGGAAGC gcTATTCAAAGAGTCGCCACATCCTGATGAAAAGCAGAGGCAACAACTTAGCAAGCAGCTAGGCCTTGCTCCAAGACAAGTCAAGTTTTGGTTCCAAAATCGCAGAACCCAAATCAAG GCAATACAAGAGCGACATGAAAACTCATTGTTGAAGACGGAAATAGAGAAACTAAAGGAGAAAAACAAAGGGTTGAGAGAGACCATAAACAAAGCTTGTTGCCCCAACTGTGGTGTTGCAACCACTAGTACCAGAGACGGTGCCATTCCAACTGAAGAACAACAGCTTCGCATTGAGAATGCCAAACTCAAAGCTGAGATCGAGAAGCTTCGAGGAGCTTTAGGAAAATACGGTGGATCAGGTGGTGGTGGATCAACGTCTCCTTCATGTTCTTCTGGTGCTGCTGGTGGACATGAGCAAGAGAATAGAAGCTCGTTGGACTTTTACACTGGAATCTTCGGAGTTGACAAGTCAAGGATAATGGATACAGTGAACAAGGCTATGGAGGAGCTCATAACCATGGCAACAATGGGGGAACCCTTGTGGCTTCGTAGTGTTGAGACTGGCCGTGAGATACTCAACTACGATGAGTACATCAAACACTTCTCATCCCTTCAAAATTCTTCATCAAACAACACTAACACTACTCCTTCATCATCAAAGAGATCCATTATTGAAGCTTCAAGAGACACTGCCCTTGTCTTTGTTGATCTCCCACGCCTTCTCCAAACTTTCTTAGATGCG AATCAGTGGAAGGAAATGTTTCCATGTTTAGTATCTAAGGCGGCGACTGTGGATGTTATATGCAACGGAGAAGGTTCTAACAGGAATGGTGCAGTGCAACTG ATGTTTGCTGAGGTGCAAATGCTAACACCAATGGTGCCCACAAGAGAAGTATATTTTGTCCGCTACTCAAAGCAGTTGAGTTCTGAACAATGGGCTATCATTGATGTATCCATTGACAAAGTAGAAGACAACATTGATGCCTCTCTCGTGAAATGTAGAAAACGCCCATCAGGTTGCATTATTGAGGACAAGTCAAATGGTCATTGCAAG gtGACATGGGTGGAGCACTTGGAATGCCAAAAGAGTCCAGTGCATACAATGTATAGGACTATTGTGAACAGTGGCATGGCCTTTGGCGCAAGGCACTGGATTTCCACTCTCCAACTTCAGTGCGAGCGTCTTGTTTTCTTCATGGCAACCAATGTTCCCATGAAGGATTCAACCG GTGTTGCTACATTGGCTGGGAGGAAAAGCATTCTGAAGTTGGCACAAAGAATGACATGGGGTTTCTGCCATGCAGTTGGTGCATCAAGCTTCCACACATGGACCAAGGTTACAAGTAAAACTGGGGAAGATATTAGGATCAGTTCACGGAAGAACTTGAACGATCCTGGTGAACCTCTTGGACTCATACTCTGCGCTGTTTCTTCTGTGTGGTTACCTGTCTCTCCTAACGTCTTGTTTGATTTCTTGAGGGATGAAACTCGCCGCACTGAG TGGGATATAATGTCCAGTGGTGGCTCAGTTCAGTCCATTGCAAATTTGGCCAAAGGACAAGACCGCGGCAATGCGGTAACCATCCAA ACAATAAAATCGAAGGAAAATAGTATGTGGGTAGTGCAAGATTGCTGCACCAATGCTTATGAATCAATGGTGGTGTATGCTCCTGTGGACATCACTGGCATTCAATCTGCGATGACAGGTTGCGATTCGAGCAATCTCGCCGTACTTCCGTCGGGATTCTCGATTGTTCCTGATGGGATGGAATCAAGGCCAATGGTGATTACTTCAAGACAAGAGGAGAAGAACACAGAAGGAGGATCCTTGTTCACCATAGCATTTCAGATTCTCACCAATGCATCTCCAACAGCCAAGTTAACCATGGAGTCTGTGGAATCAGTCAACACTCTCTTATCTTGTACTTTGAGAAATATCAGAACAAGTTTACAATGCGAAGATAGTTAA
- the LOC112703670 gene encoding rop guanine nucleotide exchange factor 12 isoform X2 → MEQMKERFSKLLLGEDMSGGGKGVSSALALSNAFTNLAASIFGEQRRLEPMPPERKAKWRKEIDWLLSVTDYVVEMVPSQQVGKDGTIMEIMTTKQRTDLHMNVPALRKLDTMLIDCLDNFKEPQEFFYVKKDSGGDDKDPKMKSDEKWWLPTPKVPPEGLSDNARRFLQYQKDCVNQVLKAAMAINAQVITEMEVPENYMDSLPKNGRSSLGDSIYKSITVEHFDPDQLLSTMDLSSEHKILDLKNRIEASIVIWKRKMHHKDGKPSWSSAVSLEKRELFEERAETILLLLKHRFPGLPQSSLEISKIQFNRDVGLAVLESYSRILESLAFTVLSRIDDVLQADFQTQIPAKKSGNRTSSRPSPREKGNGGDNGQMTLLDFMGWGTDQGSEGKKEKDPFAASDDFYKDIDSKHEQKLPNVNTHKKTSYLDNLNIMRSPTSRH, encoded by the exons ATGGAACAGATGAAGGAGAGGTTCTCCAAATTGCTGCTGGGTGAAGACATGTCCGGTGGAGGAAAAGGTGTTTCTTCTGCTTTGGCACTGTCAAATGCATTCACAAACCTTGCAG CTTCTATTTTTGGTGAACAAAGACGGCTAGAACCAATGCCCCCAGAAAGGAAAGCAAAATGGAGAAAAGAAATTGATTGGCTTCTATCTGTCACAGACTATGTTGTTGAAATGGTCCCTTCACAACAAGTAGGAAAGGATGGAACAATCATGGag ATCATGACCACAAAGCAGAGAACTGATCTCCACATGAACGTCCCCGCCTTGCGCAAACTCGATACAATGCTTATA GATTGCCTTGATAACTTCAAAGAGCCACAAGAGTTCTTTTATGTTAAAAAAGATTCAGGAGGTGAtgataaagatccaaagatgaaaagcgATGAGAAGTGGTGGCTACCTACACCTAAGGTTCCCCCAGAAGGTCTATCAGACAATGCTAGGAGATTTTTGCAGTACCAAAAAGACTGTGTAAATCAGGTACTTAAGGCAGCCATGGCAATCAATGCTCAAGTTATAACAGAAATGGAGGTCCCTGAAAATTATATGGACTCCCTACCCAAG AATGGAAGATCAAGTCTAGGAGACTCAATCTACAAGAGTATCACAGTTGAACATTTCGATCCTGATCAGCTCCTATCAACCATGGACTTATCTTCGGAACATAAAATCCTAGACCTCAAGAACAGAATTGAAGCATCCATAGTTATTTGGAAGCGGAAGATGCACCACAAAGATGGAAAGCCATCCTGGAGTTCTGCTGTGAGTTTGGAAAAAAGAGAACTCTTTGAAGAGAGAGCAGAAACCATCTTACTCCTCTTAAAGCATCGTTTCCCAGgccttcctcaatcttcattggAAATAAGCAAAATCCAATTCAACAGG GATGTGGGGTTGGCTGTTCTTGAGAGCTATTCAAGAATATTGGAAAGTTTGGCCTTCACAGTGCTGTCAAGAATAGATGATGTACTACAAGCAGATTTTCAAACCCAAATTCCGGCTAAAAAGTCAGGTAACAGAACCTCATCAAGACCCAGTCCTAGAGAAAAAGGTAATGGTGGAGACAATGGCCAAATGACCCTATTAGATTTCATGGGATGGGGAACTGATCAAGGCtcagaaggaaaaaaagaaaaggaccCTTTTGCTGCTTCAGATGACTTCTACAAAGACATTGACTCAAAGCATGAGCAGAAACTTCCAAACGTAAATACACACAAGAAGACATCTTACTTAGACAACTTGAATATTATGAGAAGTCCAACATCACGCCATTAG
- the LOC112703671 gene encoding uncharacterized protein: protein MQSTKSESDITSLAPSSPSRSPKRPVYYVQSPSRDSHDGDKSSSMQATPISNSPMESPSHPSFGRHSRNSSASRFSGIFRSSSGRKGSRKRNDKGWPECDVILEEGSYHEFQDKAYTRRCQALIAVFTFVLVFSVFCLIIWGASRPYKAQVTVKSMTVHNMYVGEGSDFTGVTTRMLTVNGTLRMSIYNPATFFGIHVHSTPINLVFSDITVATGELKKYYQPRKSHRIVSVNVEGNKVPLYGAGSTLIVSQTGSVEVPLTLKFEIRSRGNVVGKLVRTKHHKEITCPLVINSSESKPIRFKKNSCTYG, encoded by the exons ATGCAGTCAACAAAATCAGAATCAGATATAACAAGCTTAGCACCATCATCACCATCAAGGTCTCCAAAGCGACCTGTGTACTATGTTCAAAGCCCTTCAAGGGACTCACATGATGGAGACAAGTCATCTTCAATGCAAGCCACACCAATCTCCAACAGTCCAATGGAGTCACCATCACACCCTTCCTTTGGCCGCCATTCAAGGAACTCCTCAGCCAGCAGATTCTCAGGGATTTTCAGGTCTTCTTCAGGTAGAAAAGGGAGCAGGAAGAGGAATGATAAAGGGTGGCCTGAGTGTGATGTCATTCTTGAAGAAGGATCCTATCATGAGTTTCAGGACAAGGCTTACACTCGCCGTTGCCAAGCTTTAATTGCTGTCTTTACTTTTGTTCTtgtcttctctgtcttttgcttAATCATATGGGGTGCTAGCAGGCCTTACAAAGCTCAAGTAACTGTCAAG AGCAtgacagtgcataatatgtatgTTGGAGAGGGTTCAGACTTCACAGGCGTCACAACAAGAATGCTGACAGTAAATGGAACACTAAGAATGAGCATATATAACCCTGCTACATTTTTTGGCATTCATGTGCACTCCACACCCATTAACCTTGTCTTCTCAGACATCACTGTCGCAACTGGTGAG CTGAAGAAATACTATCAGCCAAGAAAAAGTCACCGTATTGTATCAGTGAATGTGGAAGGTAACAAGGTTCCATTGTATGGGGCTGGATCCACACTAATAGTATCCCAAACTGGTAGTGTTGAGGTTCCATTGACATTGAAGTTTGAGATTCGTTCAAGAGGGAATGTGGTGGGGAAACTAGTAAGAACAAAGCACCATAAGGAAATTACTTGTCCTTTGGTGATCAACTCTTCTGAATCAAAACCTATCAGGTTCAAGAAGAATTCATGCACATATGGCTGA
- the LOC140174553 gene encoding glyoxylate/hydroxypyruvate/pyruvate reductase 2KGR-like, with protein sequence MESIGVLVPHPTFPYLEHHLQARFNLLRDRTKHAASIRAVVVNSVDGADAKLIDALPMLEIVSCYGVGVDKVDLRKCAERGIRVTNTPDVITDETADVAMALIISLLRRLCQCDVFVRSGKWKHQGSYPLTTKFSGKTVGILGLGRIGKAVAKRAEAFNCKICYHSRTVKTECSSYKYYPSVVDLASNCDILVVACSLTIETHHIINRDVMNALGPKGVLINVGRGKHVDEAELVSALLEGRLGGAGLDVFHDEPHVPPELFELDNVVLLPHIGSATVETRTAMADLVLANLEAHFLAKPLATPVL encoded by the exons ATGGAATCAATCGGAGTGTTGGTGCCTCACCCAACCTTCCCTTACCTCGAGCACCACCTCCAAGCCCGATTCAACCTCCTCCGTGACAGAACCAAACACGCTGCTTCCATACGCGCCGTCGTCGTGAATTCCGTGGACGGCGCCGACGCCAAGCTCATCGATGCGCTTCCAATGCTGGAGATCGTGTCCTGCTATGGCGTCGGCGTTGACAAGGTCGATCTCAGAAAGTGCGCCGAGAGAGGGATCCGCGTGACTAACACCCCTGATGTCATCACCGACGAGACCGCTGACGTGGCAATGGCCTTGATTATCTCCCTCCTGAGGCGGCTGTGTCAGTGCGATGTCTTCGTCAGAAGCGGAAAATGGAAGCACCAAGGCAGCTACCCTCTCACCACTAAG TTCTCTGGGAAGACAGTTGGCATTCTTGGATTGGGGAGGATAGGAAAGGCAGTGGCGAAGAGAGCTGAGGCCTTTAACTGTAAGATATGTTACCACTCAAGAACAGTTAAAACAGAGTGTAGTAGTTACAAATACTACCCAAGTGTTGTTGACTTAGCCTCTAACTGCGACATTTTAGTTGTTGCTTGCTCCCTCACCATAGAAACGCACCATATAATTAACCGCGATGTGATGAACGCGCTTGGTCCTAAGGGCGTTCTAATCAATGTTGGGCGAGGGAAGCATGTTGATGAGGCTGAGCTGGTTTCTGCGCTGTTGGAAGGTCGCTTGGGTGGGGCCGGCTTGGATGTGTTCCACGATGAACCTCATGTGCCTCCAGAGCTGTTTGAGTTGGACAATGTTGTGCTCTTGCCTCATATTGGAAGCGCCACCGTCGAAACTCGCACTGCCATGGCGGATCTTGTCCTTGCAAACTTGGAAGCTCACTTCCTCGCAAAACCACTTGCCACTCCAGTCCTGTAA